In the Desulfitobacterium hafniense DCB-2 genome, GAAGCGCAAAACCCTCACTGATTTTAAGACCCGGGAGCTCCTGAGGCCGGTTTTCCGGGGGGGCAGGCGAGTCTATGAACTGCCCTATCTCAAAGATATCCAGACCTACGCCCAGCACGAATGTGAGACCTTATGGGATGAAGTGAAACGTCTGGTTAACCCACACCGCTATATCGTGGACTTATCGCCGAAGCTCTTCGAGCTAAGGCAGTCCCTGCTCCTGGAAATCAGTACTAAGATAGAGGAAGAGCAGACTAAAAGATTATCCAAATGATTTGTTCAAAAAGCGGTTCATAGTGAACCGCTTCAAGGAATATCTTACAAGGAGGAAAAACTATGTGGAGTGCTGAGGAATTAGAAATACGAATTAACCGGGCTGTAGAATGGCTCCGGGAGCGTGTCCAAGAAGCTCGTGCCCAAGGGCTGGTGATCGGTGTCTCAGGCGGGGTAGATTCCGCAGTGGTGGCGGGGTTATGTAAACGGGCTTTTCCCCACAATTCCATCGGAGTCATACTACCGGCGGGGTCCAATCCTATGGACAGAGAAGATGCATGGCTTGCGACAGAGGCATTATCTCTCAAGGCCGTTGAAATCGATTTGACTCAAGCTCACCAGGGCATCCTGGCTTCGGTCAAGAAGGCTCTCACCGCTCAAGAATATACCTTCGAGGAGCAATTAAGCCAAGGAAACCTTAAGGCACGCCTGCGTATGTCCACCTTATACACCGTAGCTAACTCCCTTAATTATCTTGTGGTGGGGACAGACAATGCTCCTGAGGCCTATACAGGTTATTTTACTAAATATGGGGATGGGGGAGTGGATATTCTCCCGATTGCCTCTCTGACCAAGGCTGAAGTACGAGCCTGGGCCGCCCAGCTAGGGCTTCCGGAAAAAATAGTGAATCGGGTTCCCACAGCTGGATTGTGGGAAGGGCAAACTGATGAACAGGAAATGGGCATTACCTACGACCTGATCGATCGCTATCTTCTTGGAGAAGGGGTACCTGAAGAGAGGCAAGAGAAGATTGAAAAAATGCATCAGCAGAGTGAGCATAAAAGACAGCTCCCCCCAGCCTTGGAACTGCCTAAGCTGCCCAAATTATAGGGCGTGTCATTTCTTAGCCTTCGCTGGGTAAAAATGGTATGCTATAAAATATAAAATGCCCTAACTAAGCATGCAAAAATATAAAGCAATAAAAGAAAGAGGTAGAAACAGATGGAATTGGTTTATACGGGAAAAACAAAAGATGTCTATGCCTTAGAAGACGGCAACTGCTTGCTGAAGTTCAAGGATGATGTCACTGGGGAAAATGGGGTCTTCGATCCGGGTGCCAACACTGTAGGGCTGCAAATCGAAGGAGCAGGAAAAGCAGGCCTGCGGCTGACCAAGTATTTTTTTGAGAAAATTAACGCTCTGGGCATCCCAACCCATTATATCGATGCCGACCTGGAAGCGGGCACCATGAAAGTAAAAAAAGCCACTCCTTTCGGACAAGGCTTGGAGGTCATTTGCCGTTATCGGGCAGTGGGAAGTTTTCTGCGCCGCTACGGGAAATATGCTCAGGATGGACAACCTTTAGATGCTTTTGTGGAAGTGACCCTGAAAGATGATGATAGAAATGATCCCCCCATTACTGAAGACGCTTTAGATATGCTGGGAATTTTGTCTCAAGACGAA is a window encoding:
- the nadE gene encoding NAD(+) synthase, whose product is MWSAEELEIRINRAVEWLRERVQEARAQGLVIGVSGGVDSAVVAGLCKRAFPHNSIGVILPAGSNPMDREDAWLATEALSLKAVEIDLTQAHQGILASVKKALTAQEYTFEEQLSQGNLKARLRMSTLYTVANSLNYLVVGTDNAPEAYTGYFTKYGDGGVDILPIASLTKAEVRAWAAQLGLPEKIVNRVPTAGLWEGQTDEQEMGITYDLIDRYLLGEGVPEERQEKIEKMHQQSEHKRQLPPALELPKLPKL
- a CDS encoding phosphoribosylaminoimidazolesuccinocarboxamide synthase, with the protein product MELVYTGKTKDVYALEDGNCLLKFKDDVTGENGVFDPGANTVGLQIEGAGKAGLRLTKYFFEKINALGIPTHYIDADLEAGTMKVKKATPFGQGLEVICRYRAVGSFLRRYGKYAQDGQPLDAFVEVTLKDDDRNDPPITEDALDMLGILSQDEYKVLKELTQKIAGIVKEELAQKGMELYDIKFEFGRIGDDKQIALIDEISGGNMRAYKDGRRVEPLELEELMR